From Homo sapiens chromosome 6, GRCh38.p14 Primary Assembly, the proteins below share one genomic window:
- the TCP11 gene encoding T-complex protein 11 homolog isoform 2 (isoform 2 is encoded by transcript variant 2), translating into MAPKGILGSFPTAMNLSLEGKVKETVHNAFWDHLKEQLSATPPDFSCALELLKEIKEILLSLLLPRQNRLRIEIEEALDMDLLKQEAEHGALKVLYLSKYVLNMMALLCAPVRDEAVQKLENITDPVWLLRGIFQVLGRMKMDMVNYTIQSLQPHLQEHSIQYERAKFQELLNKQPSLLNHTTKWLTQAAGDLTMSPPTCPDTSDSSSVAGPSPNEAANNPEPLSPTMVLCQGFLNLLLWDLENEEFPETLLMDRTRLQELKSQLHQLTVMASVLLVASSFSGSVLFGSPQFVDKLKRITKSLLEDFHSRPEEAILTVSEQVSQEIHQSLKNMGLVALSSDNTASLMGQLQNIAKKENCVCSVIDQRIHLFLKCCLVLGVQRSLLDLPGGLTLIEAELAELGQKFVNLTHHNQQVFGPYYTEILKTLISPAQALETKVESV; encoded by the exons ATGGCACCAAAAGGCATATTGGGGTCATTTCCAACAGCTATGAACCTGAG TCTGGAAGGCAAGGTCAAGGAGACAGTGCACAATGCCTTTTGGGACCATCTTAAAGAGCAACTATCAGCAACTCCCCCTGACTTCAGCTgtgctcttgaacttctgaaagaaattaaagag ATCTTGCTATCACTGCTATTACCACGCCAGAACCGCCTGAGAATTGAGATTGAAGAAGCTCTGGACATGGACTTGCTCAAGCAGGAGGCAGAACATGGGGCCCTGAAAGTCCTCTATCTCTCTAAGTACGTTCTCAACATGATGGCTTTGCTGTGTGCACCAGTTCGAGATGAAGCAGTGCAGAAACTAGAAAACATTACGGATCCTGTTTGGCTACTGAG AGGGATCTTCCAGGTTCTGGGCCGGATGAAAATGGACATGGTGAACTACACTATCCAGAGCCTTCAACCCCACCTGCAGGAACATTCCATTCAGTATGAACGGGCTAAATTCCAGGAACTCCTCAATAAGCAGCCTA GTCTCCTTAATCACACCACCAAATGGCTGACCCAAGCAGCAGGAGACCTCACCATGTCACCTCCGACTTGCCCAGACACTTCTGACTCCTCCAGTGTGGCTGGCCCCTCTCCCAATGAGGCAGCCAACAACCCAGAGCCCCTCAGCCCCACAATGGTGCTGTGTCAGGGCTTCTTGAACCTCCTTCTCTGGGACCTTGAAAATGAAGAGTTCCCTGAG ACCCTGCTGATGGACAGAACCCGGCTGCAGGAGCTGAAGTCCCAGTTGCACCAGTTAACCGTCATGGCCTCAGTCTTGCTGGTGGCCAGTAGTTTCTCCGGCAGTGTTTTGTTTGGCTCACCCCAATTTGTAGATAAACTGAAACGCATAACCAAATCCTTGTTGGAAGACTTTCACTCCAG GCCTGAGGAAGCTATACTGACTGTGAGTGAACAGGTATCTCAGGAAATCCATCAAAGCCTCAAGAATATGGGCCTTGTTGCTCTAAGCAGTGATAATACAGCATCTCTAATGGGACAGCTCCAGAACATTGCCAAGAAGGAGAACTGTGTCTGCAGTGTTATTG ATCAGCGGATCCATTTGTTTCTCAAATGCTGTTTGGTTCTTGGTGTGCAGCGGTCTCTATTAGACCTTCCTGGAGGCCTTACTCTCATTGAAGCAGAACTGGCAGAACTGGGCCAAAAGTTTGTCAACTTGACACATCACAATCAGCAGGTGTTTGGTCCCTACTACACTGAGATCCTAAAAACCCTCATTTCCCCAGCCCAGGCACTGGAAACAAAAGTGGAGTCTGTTTGA
- the TCP11 gene encoding T-complex protein 11 homolog isoform 12 (isoform 12 is encoded by transcript variant 17) — protein MDLLKQEAEHGALKVLYLSKYVLNMMALLCAPVRDEAVQKLENITDPVWLLRGIFQVLGRMKMDMVNYTIQSLQPHLQEHSIQYERAKFQELLNKQPSLLNHTTKWLTQAAGDLTMSPPTCPDTSDSSSVAGPSPNEAANNPEPLSPTMVLCQGFLNLLLWDLENEEFPETLLMDRTRLQELKSQLHQLTVMASVLLVASSFSGSVLFGSPQFVDKLKRITKSLLEDFHSRPEEAILTVSEQVSQEIHQSLKNMGLVALSSDNTASLMGQLQNIAKKENCVCSVIAQALETKVESV, from the exons ATGGACTTGCTCAAGCAGGAGGCAGAACATGGGGCCCTGAAAGTCCTCTATCTCTCTAAGTACGTTCTCAACATGATGGCTTTGCTGTGTGCACCAGTTCGAGATGAAGCAGTGCAGAAACTAGAAAACATTACGGATCCTGTTTGGCTACTGAG AGGGATCTTCCAGGTTCTGGGCCGGATGAAAATGGACATGGTGAACTACACTATCCAGAGCCTTCAACCCCACCTGCAGGAACATTCCATTCAGTATGAACGGGCTAAATTCCAGGAACTCCTCAATAAGCAGCCTA GTCTCCTTAATCACACCACCAAATGGCTGACCCAAGCAGCAGGAGACCTCACCATGTCACCTCCGACTTGCCCAGACACTTCTGACTCCTCCAGTGTGGCTGGCCCCTCTCCCAATGAGGCAGCCAACAACCCAGAGCCCCTCAGCCCCACAATGGTGCTGTGTCAGGGCTTCTTGAACCTCCTTCTCTGGGACCTTGAAAATGAAGAGTTCCCTGAG ACCCTGCTGATGGACAGAACCCGGCTGCAGGAGCTGAAGTCCCAGTTGCACCAGTTAACCGTCATGGCCTCAGTCTTGCTGGTGGCCAGTAGTTTCTCCGGCAGTGTTTTGTTTGGCTCACCCCAATTTGTAGATAAACTGAAACGCATAACCAAATCCTTGTTGGAAGACTTTCACTCCAG GCCTGAGGAAGCTATACTGACTGTGAGTGAACAGGTATCTCAGGAAATCCATCAAAGCCTCAAGAATATGGGCCTTGTTGCTCTAAGCAGTGATAATACAGCATCTCTAATGGGACAGCTCCAGAACATTGCCAAGAAGGAGAACTGTGTCTGCAGTGTTATTG CCCAGGCACTGGAAACAAAAGTGGAGTCTGTTTGA
- the TCP11 gene encoding T-complex protein 11 homolog isoform 5 (isoform 5 is encoded by transcript variant 5) gives MTRGGGGGGLTETVNEVSKLSNKIGMNCDYYMEEKVLPPSSLEGKVKETVHNAFWDHLKEQLSATPPDFSCALELLKEIKEILLSLLLPRQNRLRIEIEEALDMDLLKQEAEHGALKVLYLSKYVLNMMALLCAPVRDEAVQKLENITDPVWLLRGIFQVLGRMKMDMVNYTIQSLQPHLQEHSIQYERAKFQELLNKQPSLLNHTTKWLTQAAGDLTMSPPTCPDTSDSSSVAGPSPNEAANNPEPLSPTMVLCQGFLNLLLWDLENEEFPETLLMDRTRLQELKSQLHQLTVMASVLLVASSFSGSVLFGSPQFVDKLKRITKSLLEDFHSRPEEAILTVSEQVSQEIHQSLKNMGLVALSSDNTASLMGQLQNIAKKENCVCSVIDQRIHLFLKCCLVLGVQRSLLDLPGGLTLIEAELAELGQKFVNLTHHNQQVFGPYYTEILKTLISPAQALETKVESV, from the exons ATGACCCGCGGCGGGGGAGGAGGAG GTCTGACAGAAACCGTTAATGAAGTTTCCAAGCTGAGCAACAAGATTGGGATGAATTGTGATTACTACATGGAAGAGAAGGTTTTACCTCCAAGCAG TCTGGAAGGCAAGGTCAAGGAGACAGTGCACAATGCCTTTTGGGACCATCTTAAAGAGCAACTATCAGCAACTCCCCCTGACTTCAGCTgtgctcttgaacttctgaaagaaattaaagag ATCTTGCTATCACTGCTATTACCACGCCAGAACCGCCTGAGAATTGAGATTGAAGAAGCTCTGGACATGGACTTGCTCAAGCAGGAGGCAGAACATGGGGCCCTGAAAGTCCTCTATCTCTCTAAGTACGTTCTCAACATGATGGCTTTGCTGTGTGCACCAGTTCGAGATGAAGCAGTGCAGAAACTAGAAAACATTACGGATCCTGTTTGGCTACTGAG AGGGATCTTCCAGGTTCTGGGCCGGATGAAAATGGACATGGTGAACTACACTATCCAGAGCCTTCAACCCCACCTGCAGGAACATTCCATTCAGTATGAACGGGCTAAATTCCAGGAACTCCTCAATAAGCAGCCTA GTCTCCTTAATCACACCACCAAATGGCTGACCCAAGCAGCAGGAGACCTCACCATGTCACCTCCGACTTGCCCAGACACTTCTGACTCCTCCAGTGTGGCTGGCCCCTCTCCCAATGAGGCAGCCAACAACCCAGAGCCCCTCAGCCCCACAATGGTGCTGTGTCAGGGCTTCTTGAACCTCCTTCTCTGGGACCTTGAAAATGAAGAGTTCCCTGAG ACCCTGCTGATGGACAGAACCCGGCTGCAGGAGCTGAAGTCCCAGTTGCACCAGTTAACCGTCATGGCCTCAGTCTTGCTGGTGGCCAGTAGTTTCTCCGGCAGTGTTTTGTTTGGCTCACCCCAATTTGTAGATAAACTGAAACGCATAACCAAATCCTTGTTGGAAGACTTTCACTCCAG GCCTGAGGAAGCTATACTGACTGTGAGTGAACAGGTATCTCAGGAAATCCATCAAAGCCTCAAGAATATGGGCCTTGTTGCTCTAAGCAGTGATAATACAGCATCTCTAATGGGACAGCTCCAGAACATTGCCAAGAAGGAGAACTGTGTCTGCAGTGTTATTG ATCAGCGGATCCATTTGTTTCTCAAATGCTGTTTGGTTCTTGGTGTGCAGCGGTCTCTATTAGACCTTCCTGGAGGCCTTACTCTCATTGAAGCAGAACTGGCAGAACTGGGCCAAAAGTTTGTCAACTTGACACATCACAATCAGCAGGTGTTTGGTCCCTACTACACTGAGATCCTAAAAACCCTCATTTCCCCAGCCCAGGCACTGGAAACAAAAGTGGAGTCTGTTTGA
- the TCP11 gene encoding T-complex protein 11 homolog isoform 6 (isoform 6 is encoded by transcript variant 6) has protein sequence MNCDYYMEEKVLPPSSLEGKVKETVHNAFWDHLKEQLSATPPDFSCALELLKEIKEILLSLLLPRQNRLRIEIEEALDMDLLKQEAEHGALKVLYLSKYVLNMMALLCAPVRDEAVQKLENITDPVWLLRGIFQVLGRMKMDMVNYTIQSLQPHLQEHSIQYERAKFQELLNKQPSLLNHTTKWLTQAAGDLTMSPPTCPDTSDSSSVAGPSPNEAANNPEPLSPTMVLCQGFLNLLLWDLENEEFPETLLMDRTRLQELKSQLHQLTVMASVLLVASSFSGSVLFGSPQFVDKLKRITKSLLEDFHSRPEEAILTVSEQVSQEIHQSLKNMGLVALSSDNTASLMGQLQNIAKKENCVCSVIDQRIHLFLKCCLVLGVQRSLLDLPGGLTLIEAELAELGQKFVNLTHHNQQVFGPYYTEILKTLISPAQALETKVESV, from the exons ATGAATTGTGATTACTACATGGAAGAGAAGGTTTTACCTCCAAGCAG TCTGGAAGGCAAGGTCAAGGAGACAGTGCACAATGCCTTTTGGGACCATCTTAAAGAGCAACTATCAGCAACTCCCCCTGACTTCAGCTgtgctcttgaacttctgaaagaaattaaagag ATCTTGCTATCACTGCTATTACCACGCCAGAACCGCCTGAGAATTGAGATTGAAGAAGCTCTGGACATGGACTTGCTCAAGCAGGAGGCAGAACATGGGGCCCTGAAAGTCCTCTATCTCTCTAAGTACGTTCTCAACATGATGGCTTTGCTGTGTGCACCAGTTCGAGATGAAGCAGTGCAGAAACTAGAAAACATTACGGATCCTGTTTGGCTACTGAG AGGGATCTTCCAGGTTCTGGGCCGGATGAAAATGGACATGGTGAACTACACTATCCAGAGCCTTCAACCCCACCTGCAGGAACATTCCATTCAGTATGAACGGGCTAAATTCCAGGAACTCCTCAATAAGCAGCCTA GTCTCCTTAATCACACCACCAAATGGCTGACCCAAGCAGCAGGAGACCTCACCATGTCACCTCCGACTTGCCCAGACACTTCTGACTCCTCCAGTGTGGCTGGCCCCTCTCCCAATGAGGCAGCCAACAACCCAGAGCCCCTCAGCCCCACAATGGTGCTGTGTCAGGGCTTCTTGAACCTCCTTCTCTGGGACCTTGAAAATGAAGAGTTCCCTGAG ACCCTGCTGATGGACAGAACCCGGCTGCAGGAGCTGAAGTCCCAGTTGCACCAGTTAACCGTCATGGCCTCAGTCTTGCTGGTGGCCAGTAGTTTCTCCGGCAGTGTTTTGTTTGGCTCACCCCAATTTGTAGATAAACTGAAACGCATAACCAAATCCTTGTTGGAAGACTTTCACTCCAG GCCTGAGGAAGCTATACTGACTGTGAGTGAACAGGTATCTCAGGAAATCCATCAAAGCCTCAAGAATATGGGCCTTGTTGCTCTAAGCAGTGATAATACAGCATCTCTAATGGGACAGCTCCAGAACATTGCCAAGAAGGAGAACTGTGTCTGCAGTGTTATTG ATCAGCGGATCCATTTGTTTCTCAAATGCTGTTTGGTTCTTGGTGTGCAGCGGTCTCTATTAGACCTTCCTGGAGGCCTTACTCTCATTGAAGCAGAACTGGCAGAACTGGGCCAAAAGTTTGTCAACTTGACACATCACAATCAGCAGGTGTTTGGTCCCTACTACACTGAGATCCTAAAAACCCTCATTTCCCCAGCCCAGGCACTGGAAACAAAAGTGGAGTCTGTTTGA
- the TCP11 gene encoding T-complex protein 11 homolog isoform X5, with translation MMLHQKRVIKYDLLYTAAFYTPRLTETVNEVSKLSNKIGMNCDYYMEEKVLPPSSLEGKVKETVHNAFWDHLKEQLSATPPDFSCALELLKEIKEILLSLLLPRQNRLRIEIEEALDMDLLKQEAEHGALKVLYLSKYVLNMMALLCAPVRDEAVQKLENITDPVWLLRGIFQVLGRMKMDMVNYTIQSLQPHLQEHSIQYERAKFQELLNKQPSLLNHTTKWLTQAAGDLTMSPPTCPDTSDSSSVAGPSPNEAANNPEPLSPTMVLCQGFLNLLLWDLENEEFPETLLMDRTRLQELKSQLHQLTVMASVLLVASSFSGSVLFGSPQFVDKLKRITKSLLEDFHSRPEEAILTVSEQVSQEIHQSLKNMGLVALSSDNTASLMGQLQNIAKKENCVCSVIDQRIHLFLKCCLVLGVQRSLLDLPGGLTLIEAELAELGQKFVNLTHHNQQVFGPYYTEILKTLISPAQALETKVESV, from the exons ATgatgctgcatcaaaagagagtgataaaatatgatttattgtATACGGCTGCATTTTATACACCAC GTCTGACAGAAACCGTTAATGAAGTTTCCAAGCTGAGCAACAAGATTGGGATGAATTGTGATTACTACATGGAAGAGAAGGTTTTACCTCCAAGCAG TCTGGAAGGCAAGGTCAAGGAGACAGTGCACAATGCCTTTTGGGACCATCTTAAAGAGCAACTATCAGCAACTCCCCCTGACTTCAGCTgtgctcttgaacttctgaaagaaattaaagag ATCTTGCTATCACTGCTATTACCACGCCAGAACCGCCTGAGAATTGAGATTGAAGAAGCTCTGGACATGGACTTGCTCAAGCAGGAGGCAGAACATGGGGCCCTGAAAGTCCTCTATCTCTCTAAGTACGTTCTCAACATGATGGCTTTGCTGTGTGCACCAGTTCGAGATGAAGCAGTGCAGAAACTAGAAAACATTACGGATCCTGTTTGGCTACTGAG AGGGATCTTCCAGGTTCTGGGCCGGATGAAAATGGACATGGTGAACTACACTATCCAGAGCCTTCAACCCCACCTGCAGGAACATTCCATTCAGTATGAACGGGCTAAATTCCAGGAACTCCTCAATAAGCAGCCTA GTCTCCTTAATCACACCACCAAATGGCTGACCCAAGCAGCAGGAGACCTCACCATGTCACCTCCGACTTGCCCAGACACTTCTGACTCCTCCAGTGTGGCTGGCCCCTCTCCCAATGAGGCAGCCAACAACCCAGAGCCCCTCAGCCCCACAATGGTGCTGTGTCAGGGCTTCTTGAACCTCCTTCTCTGGGACCTTGAAAATGAAGAGTTCCCTGAG ACCCTGCTGATGGACAGAACCCGGCTGCAGGAGCTGAAGTCCCAGTTGCACCAGTTAACCGTCATGGCCTCAGTCTTGCTGGTGGCCAGTAGTTTCTCCGGCAGTGTTTTGTTTGGCTCACCCCAATTTGTAGATAAACTGAAACGCATAACCAAATCCTTGTTGGAAGACTTTCACTCCAG GCCTGAGGAAGCTATACTGACTGTGAGTGAACAGGTATCTCAGGAAATCCATCAAAGCCTCAAGAATATGGGCCTTGTTGCTCTAAGCAGTGATAATACAGCATCTCTAATGGGACAGCTCCAGAACATTGCCAAGAAGGAGAACTGTGTCTGCAGTGTTATTG ATCAGCGGATCCATTTGTTTCTCAAATGCTGTTTGGTTCTTGGTGTGCAGCGGTCTCTATTAGACCTTCCTGGAGGCCTTACTCTCATTGAAGCAGAACTGGCAGAACTGGGCCAAAAGTTTGTCAACTTGACACATCACAATCAGCAGGTGTTTGGTCCCTACTACACTGAGATCCTAAAAACCCTCATTTCCCCAGCCCAGGCACTGGAAACAAAAGTGGAGTCTGTTTGA
- the TCP11 gene encoding T-complex protein 11 homolog isoform 8 (isoform 8 is encoded by transcript variant 11) — translation MWQTYRKILLSLLLPRQNRLRIEIEEALDMDLLKQEAEHGALKVLYLSKYVLNMMALLCAPVRDEAVQKLENITDPVWLLRGIFQVLGRMKMDMVNYTIQSLQPHLQEHSIQYERAKFQELLNKQPSLLNHTTKWLTQAAGDLTMSPPTCPDTSDSSSVAGPSPNEAANNPEPLSPTMVLCQGFLNLLLWDLENEEFPETLLMDRTRLQELKSQLHQLTVMASVLLVASSFSGSVLFGSPQFVDKLKRITKSLLEDFHSRPEEAILTVSEQVSQEIHQSLKNMGLVALSSDNTASLMGQLQNIAKKENCVCSVIDQRIHLFLKCCLVLGVQRSLLDLPGGLTLIEAELAELGQKFVNLTHHNQQVFGPYYTEILKTLISPAQALETKVESV, via the exons ATGTGGCAGACATACCGTAAG ATCTTGCTATCACTGCTATTACCACGCCAGAACCGCCTGAGAATTGAGATTGAAGAAGCTCTGGACATGGACTTGCTCAAGCAGGAGGCAGAACATGGGGCCCTGAAAGTCCTCTATCTCTCTAAGTACGTTCTCAACATGATGGCTTTGCTGTGTGCACCAGTTCGAGATGAAGCAGTGCAGAAACTAGAAAACATTACGGATCCTGTTTGGCTACTGAG AGGGATCTTCCAGGTTCTGGGCCGGATGAAAATGGACATGGTGAACTACACTATCCAGAGCCTTCAACCCCACCTGCAGGAACATTCCATTCAGTATGAACGGGCTAAATTCCAGGAACTCCTCAATAAGCAGCCTA GTCTCCTTAATCACACCACCAAATGGCTGACCCAAGCAGCAGGAGACCTCACCATGTCACCTCCGACTTGCCCAGACACTTCTGACTCCTCCAGTGTGGCTGGCCCCTCTCCCAATGAGGCAGCCAACAACCCAGAGCCCCTCAGCCCCACAATGGTGCTGTGTCAGGGCTTCTTGAACCTCCTTCTCTGGGACCTTGAAAATGAAGAGTTCCCTGAG ACCCTGCTGATGGACAGAACCCGGCTGCAGGAGCTGAAGTCCCAGTTGCACCAGTTAACCGTCATGGCCTCAGTCTTGCTGGTGGCCAGTAGTTTCTCCGGCAGTGTTTTGTTTGGCTCACCCCAATTTGTAGATAAACTGAAACGCATAACCAAATCCTTGTTGGAAGACTTTCACTCCAG GCCTGAGGAAGCTATACTGACTGTGAGTGAACAGGTATCTCAGGAAATCCATCAAAGCCTCAAGAATATGGGCCTTGTTGCTCTAAGCAGTGATAATACAGCATCTCTAATGGGACAGCTCCAGAACATTGCCAAGAAGGAGAACTGTGTCTGCAGTGTTATTG ATCAGCGGATCCATTTGTTTCTCAAATGCTGTTTGGTTCTTGGTGTGCAGCGGTCTCTATTAGACCTTCCTGGAGGCCTTACTCTCATTGAAGCAGAACTGGCAGAACTGGGCCAAAAGTTTGTCAACTTGACACATCACAATCAGCAGGTGTTTGGTCCCTACTACACTGAGATCCTAAAAACCCTCATTTCCCCAGCCCAGGCACTGGAAACAAAAGTGGAGTCTGTTTGA
- the TCP11 gene encoding T-complex protein 11 homolog isoform 7 (isoform 7 is encoded by transcript variant 10), giving the protein MTRGGGGGGLTETVNEVSKLSNKIGMNCDYYMEEKVLPPSSLEGKVKETVHNAFWDHLKEQLSATPPDFSCALELLKEIKEILLSLLLPRQNRLRIEIEEALDMDLLKQEAEHGALKVLYLSKYVLNMMALLCAPVRDEAVQKLENITDPVWLLRGIFQVLGRMKMDMVNYTIQSLQPHLQEHSIQYERAKFQELLNKQPSLLNHTTKWLTQAAGDLTMSPPTCPDTSDSSSVAGPSPNEAANNPEPLSPTMVLCQGFLNLLLWDLENEEFPETLLMDRTRLQELKSQLHQLTVMASVLLVASSFSGSVLFGSPQFVDKLKRITKSLLEDFHSRPEEAILTVSEQVSQEIHQSLKNMGLVALSSDNTASLMGQLQNIAKKENCVCSVIAQALETKVESV; this is encoded by the exons ATGACCCGCGGCGGGGGAGGAGGAG GTCTGACAGAAACCGTTAATGAAGTTTCCAAGCTGAGCAACAAGATTGGGATGAATTGTGATTACTACATGGAAGAGAAGGTTTTACCTCCAAGCAG TCTGGAAGGCAAGGTCAAGGAGACAGTGCACAATGCCTTTTGGGACCATCTTAAAGAGCAACTATCAGCAACTCCCCCTGACTTCAGCTgtgctcttgaacttctgaaagaaattaaagag ATCTTGCTATCACTGCTATTACCACGCCAGAACCGCCTGAGAATTGAGATTGAAGAAGCTCTGGACATGGACTTGCTCAAGCAGGAGGCAGAACATGGGGCCCTGAAAGTCCTCTATCTCTCTAAGTACGTTCTCAACATGATGGCTTTGCTGTGTGCACCAGTTCGAGATGAAGCAGTGCAGAAACTAGAAAACATTACGGATCCTGTTTGGCTACTGAG AGGGATCTTCCAGGTTCTGGGCCGGATGAAAATGGACATGGTGAACTACACTATCCAGAGCCTTCAACCCCACCTGCAGGAACATTCCATTCAGTATGAACGGGCTAAATTCCAGGAACTCCTCAATAAGCAGCCTA GTCTCCTTAATCACACCACCAAATGGCTGACCCAAGCAGCAGGAGACCTCACCATGTCACCTCCGACTTGCCCAGACACTTCTGACTCCTCCAGTGTGGCTGGCCCCTCTCCCAATGAGGCAGCCAACAACCCAGAGCCCCTCAGCCCCACAATGGTGCTGTGTCAGGGCTTCTTGAACCTCCTTCTCTGGGACCTTGAAAATGAAGAGTTCCCTGAG ACCCTGCTGATGGACAGAACCCGGCTGCAGGAGCTGAAGTCCCAGTTGCACCAGTTAACCGTCATGGCCTCAGTCTTGCTGGTGGCCAGTAGTTTCTCCGGCAGTGTTTTGTTTGGCTCACCCCAATTTGTAGATAAACTGAAACGCATAACCAAATCCTTGTTGGAAGACTTTCACTCCAG GCCTGAGGAAGCTATACTGACTGTGAGTGAACAGGTATCTCAGGAAATCCATCAAAGCCTCAAGAATATGGGCCTTGTTGCTCTAAGCAGTGATAATACAGCATCTCTAATGGGACAGCTCCAGAACATTGCCAAGAAGGAGAACTGTGTCTGCAGTGTTATTG CCCAGGCACTGGAAACAAAAGTGGAGTCTGTTTGA
- the TCP11 gene encoding T-complex protein 11 homolog isoform X2 codes for MTRGGGGGDTISKMPDVKESVPPKYPGDSEGRSCKPETSGPPQEDKSGSEDPPPFLSVTGLTETVNEVSKLSNKIGMNCDYYMEEKVLPPSSLEGKVKETVHNAFWDHLKEQLSATPPDFSCALELLKEIKEILLSLLLPRQNRLRIEIEEALDMDLLKQEAEHGALKVLYLSKYVLNMMALLCAPVRDEAVQKLENITDPVWLLRGIFQVLGRMKMDMVNYTIQSLQPHLQEHSIQYERAKFQELLNKQPSLLNHTTKWLTQAAGDLTMSPPTCPDTSDSSSVAGPSPNEAANNPEPLSPTMVLCQGFLNLLLWDLENEEFPETLLMDRTRLQELKSQLHQLTVMASVLLVASSFSGSVLFGSPQFVDKLKRITKSLLEDFHSRPEEAILTVSEQVSQEIHQSLKNMGLVALSSDNTASLMGQLQNIAKKENCVCSVIVSFPAHRSADPFVSQMLFGSWCAAVSIRPSWRPYSH; via the exons ATGACCCGCGGCGGGGGAGGAGGAG ATACCATCAGCAAAATGCCAGACGTCAAGGAGAGTGTGCCCCCGAAATATCCTGGCGACTCAGAGGGCAGGTCCTGTAAGCCCGAAACCTCAGGACCCCCCCAGGAAGACAAGAGCGGCTCCGAGGACCCCCCTCCCT TTCTTTCTGTCACAGGTCTGACAGAAACCGTTAATGAAGTTTCCAAGCTGAGCAACAAGATTGGGATGAATTGTGATTACTACATGGAAGAGAAGGTTTTACCTCCAAGCAG TCTGGAAGGCAAGGTCAAGGAGACAGTGCACAATGCCTTTTGGGACCATCTTAAAGAGCAACTATCAGCAACTCCCCCTGACTTCAGCTgtgctcttgaacttctgaaagaaattaaagag ATCTTGCTATCACTGCTATTACCACGCCAGAACCGCCTGAGAATTGAGATTGAAGAAGCTCTGGACATGGACTTGCTCAAGCAGGAGGCAGAACATGGGGCCCTGAAAGTCCTCTATCTCTCTAAGTACGTTCTCAACATGATGGCTTTGCTGTGTGCACCAGTTCGAGATGAAGCAGTGCAGAAACTAGAAAACATTACGGATCCTGTTTGGCTACTGAG AGGGATCTTCCAGGTTCTGGGCCGGATGAAAATGGACATGGTGAACTACACTATCCAGAGCCTTCAACCCCACCTGCAGGAACATTCCATTCAGTATGAACGGGCTAAATTCCAGGAACTCCTCAATAAGCAGCCTA GTCTCCTTAATCACACCACCAAATGGCTGACCCAAGCAGCAGGAGACCTCACCATGTCACCTCCGACTTGCCCAGACACTTCTGACTCCTCCAGTGTGGCTGGCCCCTCTCCCAATGAGGCAGCCAACAACCCAGAGCCCCTCAGCCCCACAATGGTGCTGTGTCAGGGCTTCTTGAACCTCCTTCTCTGGGACCTTGAAAATGAAGAGTTCCCTGAG ACCCTGCTGATGGACAGAACCCGGCTGCAGGAGCTGAAGTCCCAGTTGCACCAGTTAACCGTCATGGCCTCAGTCTTGCTGGTGGCCAGTAGTTTCTCCGGCAGTGTTTTGTTTGGCTCACCCCAATTTGTAGATAAACTGAAACGCATAACCAAATCCTTGTTGGAAGACTTTCACTCCAG GCCTGAGGAAGCTATACTGACTGTGAGTGAACAGGTATCTCAGGAAATCCATCAAAGCCTCAAGAATATGGGCCTTGTTGCTCTAAGCAGTGATAATACAGCATCTCTAATGGGACAGCTCCAGAACATTGCCAAGAAGGAGAACTGTGTCTGCAGTGTTATTG TGTCTTTTCCTGCTCACAGATCAGCGGATCCATTTGTTTCTCAAATGCTGTTTGGTTCTTGGTGTGCAGCGGTCTCTATTAGACCTTCCTGGAGGCCTTACTCTCATTGA